The following proteins come from a genomic window of Thermoproteus sp.:
- a CDS encoding glycosyltransferase, which translates to MNVLVVAPQTSSYRGPELTAARMAKWALRMGHKALLVASAFHDWDPVVSERDLARSLSGYISFERDPKAGVPSARALSFKSTIPVRRVTMRDFFSVLRALDEELGVDLLVVHSTFWNGPEEAARWAKWKLELASIGERVRPTVFAYMPHYRPLEPGLGPVERTLRLAWNATALPQVLKSADLVLCASPLECDDLTSMGADRNKAVHYRGLLDDDFASLVDSARPDLIRERLRVREDYIVSYVGPLEPRKNVTAVLQTARRLEGRGVAFVVAGGGEEAERLRREASRLSNVYFAGLLSEEEKASLIKASLANIILSRAEGLGVAQIEFMYGGVPVITSASYGQRWLVRDGVDGMHVRGPDDIEGAAKAVEALKRDAALRESLGRNARERARGFLMSEGLVQLLNQAGR; encoded by the coding sequence ATGAACGTCTTAGTGGTGGCGCCGCAGACCTCCAGCTATAGGGGCCCCGAGCTCACGGCGGCCAGAATGGCCAAATGGGCCTTGCGGATGGGCCACAAGGCCTTGCTTGTGGCTAGCGCCTTCCACGACTGGGATCCGGTGGTCTCGGAGCGCGATCTGGCGAGGAGCCTCTCGGGCTATATCTCCTTCGAGAGGGACCCCAAGGCCGGAGTGCCCTCGGCGAGGGCTCTCAGCTTCAAATCGACAATTCCCGTCAGGAGGGTAACCATGAGGGACTTCTTCTCGGTCTTGAGGGCGCTCGACGAGGAGCTGGGCGTAGACCTACTTGTGGTCCACTCCACCTTTTGGAACGGCCCCGAGGAGGCGGCGCGTTGGGCCAAATGGAAGCTGGAGCTTGCCTCTATCGGCGAGCGCGTGAGGCCTACGGTCTTCGCCTATATGCCCCACTACAGGCCTCTGGAGCCCGGCTTGGGCCCTGTGGAGAGGACTTTGAGGTTGGCTTGGAACGCCACGGCCCTCCCGCAAGTCCTCAAGTCTGCCGATTTGGTCCTCTGCGCGAGCCCCTTGGAGTGTGACGACTTGACGTCGATGGGGGCAGATAGGAACAAGGCGGTCCACTATAGGGGGCTTCTAGACGACGACTTCGCGTCTCTTGTCGACTCGGCTAGGCCCGACTTAATTAGGGAGAGGCTCCGGGTGAGGGAGGACTACATCGTCAGCTATGTGGGCCCTCTAGAGCCGAGGAAGAACGTCACTGCTGTCCTCCAGACTGCTAGGAGGCTGGAGGGGAGGGGCGTGGCGTTTGTGGTCGCAGGCGGCGGCGAGGAGGCCGAGAGGCTGAGGCGGGAGGCCTCTAGGCTCTCTAACGTCTATTTCGCCGGGCTCCTCTCGGAGGAGGAAAAGGCCTCTTTAATAAAGGCCTCTTTGGCCAATATAATACTGTCCAGGGCGGAGGGCCTCGGCGTGGCGCAAATAGAGTTTATGTACGGCGGCGTGCCCGTCATAACCAGCGCCTCGTACGGCCAGAGGTGGCTTGTGAGGGACGGCGTGGACGGCATGCACGTAAGGGGCCCCGACGACATAGAGGGCGCGGCGAAGGCCGTCGAGGCGCTCAAAAGAGACGCGGCGTTGAGGGAGTCCTTAGGGAGAAACGCGAGGGAGAGAGCCCGCGGCTTTTTGATGTCGGAGGGCCTCGTCCAGCTTTTAAATCAGGCGGGCCGTTGA
- a CDS encoding TIGR00303 family protein — protein MSLKPSVMAIVVGTTDISLIPGITVAGAAPEMTHYTPALDVEYLIYGRPKTLDVIPVTPTGIPTPALVTRAVAYDVSKLIVNAGSRVPPRSPYVELGGEPGRDFRKGPALSCKAVESILEKGTALGEELGRLGVVYIGESIPAGTTTAMAILVALGYDAWGKTSSASPQNPKELKARVVREALERLGGRPPSDPLEAVCEMGDPVHMALAALARGVERAGGIPVLAGGTQMAAAAALYKALGGSLERLHVATTRWIAEDKNADFYGLMRAVGVANIHVASVSFAESKRPGLRAYEEGVVKEGVAMGGALYYAQLIGREVLPLVEAEYDRVAALARSQRPA, from the coding sequence ATGTCGTTGAAGCCCTCAGTGATGGCCATAGTGGTGGGTACGACGGATATATCGTTGATACCCGGTATAACGGTCGCCGGGGCCGCGCCAGAGATGACCCACTACACGCCTGCACTCGACGTGGAGTATCTGATCTACGGAAGGCCCAAGACTCTAGACGTCATACCGGTGACGCCGACCGGCATACCGACGCCCGCCTTGGTCACCAGGGCGGTCGCCTACGACGTGTCAAAGCTGATAGTCAACGCCGGCTCCAGAGTCCCGCCGAGAAGCCCCTACGTGGAGCTGGGGGGAGAGCCGGGCCGCGACTTCAGGAAGGGCCCCGCCTTGAGCTGTAAGGCCGTCGAGTCCATATTGGAGAAGGGGACCGCCCTAGGCGAAGAGCTCGGGAGGCTTGGAGTCGTCTACATCGGCGAGTCCATACCGGCGGGCACCACTACGGCCATGGCGATCCTCGTGGCTCTCGGCTACGACGCATGGGGCAAGACCAGCTCCGCGTCGCCTCAAAACCCGAAGGAGCTGAAGGCCAGAGTGGTTAGGGAGGCCTTGGAGAGGCTGGGCGGAAGGCCCCCGTCGGACCCCCTGGAGGCCGTCTGCGAGATGGGGGACCCCGTCCACATGGCGCTGGCGGCTCTGGCTAGAGGCGTCGAGAGGGCCGGAGGCATCCCCGTGCTGGCCGGGGGGACCCAGATGGCCGCGGCGGCGGCGCTCTACAAGGCGCTCGGCGGGAGCTTAGAGAGGCTACATGTGGCCACCACCAGGTGGATAGCGGAGGATAAAAACGCCGACTTCTACGGGCTCATGAGGGCCGTCGGGGTGGCCAACATCCACGTGGCCTCGGTCTCCTTCGCCGAGTCCAAAAGGCCGGGCCTAAGGGCCTACGAGGAGGGCGTAGTCAAGGAGGGGGTCGCTATGGGCGGCGCCCTGTATTACGCCCAACTGATAGGCAGGGAGGTCCTCCCGTTGGTAGAAGCCGAATACGACCGTGTAGCCGCCCTCGCGAGATCTCAACGGCCCGCCTGA